The following proteins are encoded in a genomic region of Phaeodactylum tricornutum CCAP 1055/1 chromosome 1, whole genome shotgun sequence:
- a CDS encoding predicted protein, with the protein MPEMPSPPPHVSVLTAGGAGQRRSTGSRDLATTLSSPPTVRTLTKSIPAVANDVTSAHAHSHPPPTQVQNPTTRDPPPPESLILEMEETEDDAVASTDVHDNPYAKAQSVSPFRDIPLSASTAARADESSFHAGHLLEHSKSHELFWLTVCFLGIMASFVCYGLLLEYTTSGDRELHELSFLFVTSGLYTLTAAAGRYVRDETPSTIPPARFAILGLTSMGSTFCSVRSLRYVIYPIQVLAKSCKPVPVMIMGAFMGKHYPLRKYINVVMIVAGVALFMGGGDGDNKKKSANQSEDEGSTAQLIGILLLFVSLCFDGGTGAYEDKLMSVHSVQPFDLMYNIQLGKTILAGVALLVLNQLHIFLQMVQDMGFLLVALGLSGALGQVFIFVTIAKFGALTCSIIGLARKVTTLVASIYFYGHVLNGVQFLGLCISVTAMVLNFWGKKGGGGHHAGGPSGAGAPLHADTETEKLVREDSGDAHVELTVAPQTSKELV; encoded by the exons ATGCCGGAGATGCCGTCGCCACCACCGCACGTGTCCGTGTTGACTGCGGGAGGTGCGGGTCAACGTCGGAGTACGGGGTCCCGCGACCTCGCCACTACCCTGTCGTCTCCCCCCACAGTCCGGACGTTGACGAAATCCATCCCGGCAGTAGCCAACGACGTGACCAGCGCCCACGCGCACTCACACCCACCTCCCACACAAGTCCAGAATCCCACCACACGCGATCCCCCACCACCGGAATCGCTCATTCTCGAAATGGAAGAGACGGAGGACGACGCGGTCGCCTCCACCGACGTCCACGACAATCCCTACGCCAAAGCCCAGTCTGTCTCGCCGTTTCGAGATATTCCGCTCTCGGCCTCCACCGCGGCACGCGCCGACGAATCGTCCTTCCACGCCGGTCACCTGCTCGAACATTCCAAATCACACGAACTCTTTTGGTTGACCGTATGTTTCCTCGGTATCATGGCCAGCTTCGTTTGCTACGGATTGCTGTTGGAGTACACCACGTCGGGAGACCGAGAATTGCACGAACTCAGCTTTCTCTTTGTCACCTCCGGCCTCTACACCCTCACGGCAGCCGCCGGACGATACGTACGGGACGAAACACCCTCCACCATTCCGCCAGCACGCTTCGCCATACTCGGACTCACCTCCATGGGATCCACCTTTTGCTCCGTACGATCCCTCCG ATACGTCATTTATCCCATCCAAGTGCTCGCCAAGAGCTGCAAACCGGTCCCCGTCATGATTATGGGAGCGTTCATGGGCAAACATT ATCCCCTCCGCAAGTACATTAACGTGGTCATGATTGTCGCCGGCGTTGCCCTCTTTATGGGAGGTGGCGACGgcgacaacaagaagaagagtGCCAACCAGAGCGAGGACGAAGGCTCGACCGCCCAACTTATTGGTATTCTCCTACTGTTCGTCAGTCTCTGTTTCGACGGTGGTACCGGGGCCTACGAAGACAAACTCATGAGCGTCCATTCCGTACAGCCCTTCGATCTCATGTACAACATACAACTCGGCAAGACCATACTCGCCGGCGTGGCACTTCTCGTACTTAATCAACTCCACATATTCCTACAAATGGTCCAAGACATGGGCTTTCTCCTCGTGGCACTCGGTCTCAGCGGCGCGCTCGGACAAGTCTTTATCTTTGTCACGATTGCCAAATTCGGAGCCCTAACCTGCAGTATCATTGGACTCGCCCGCAAGGTTACCACCCTCGTGGCGAGTATATACTTTTACGGACACGTCCTCAACGGCGTCCAATTCCTCGGATTGTGCATCTCCGTTACCGCCATGGTACTCAACTTTTGGGGTAAAAAGGGTGGGGGCGGGCATCACGCCGGTGGGCCGTCCGGAGCCGGCGCACCCTTGCACGCGGACACCGAAACGGAAAAGCTGGTCCGGGAAGACTCGGGCGACGCGCACGTGGAACTGACAGTGGCACCCCAGACTTCCAAAGAGTTGGTGTAG
- a CDS encoding RTX toxins and related Ca2+-binding protein (unknown function) yields the protein MAVSMNATPEEEETPPPKWRRKEEEEEDVGCQPVGSCPHGSVGIMAILVSTGLFCLSAAAAGSCTFVLVDTVERNGLSFEDRRIGLYRFEDKRTDSSCLFWTSGENADRVYNSHWSAARALVWAALILTLVSAVFLCSASCYAHPRKLFQSLSFLFIFNSTLFGMSFIVFASDICQEAGSCAMSTGSIMMVAVAVLWLLTSLLLLYIPSYYKNPRSPREKPRIQFNSTQKIWCMAALIAVLLIGLVNGLIIGQSDGFSERNGTDVVSSPVPEISSPPPKSFPGSWDTIAIVPGGYQGNAISLAPGGRAIAVSTSYNPGRLSFFYQPENSLTWTVLGETGGHIGPPSFGRSLALSDVDVYAVGTPDFAVDGVAFGRVDVWFYDRDAEAWLIDGLLIGNKPNFHFGSDVAITAGADYAAITSTSMEDGASAVQGYAYSEELSWVPIGQEISLLQSSPATSGWNATSSLIISPSTGVVTLSIGIPIQDIGGMVIVWDYQPANDVWVQRGSTIDANAVASSDDGDDFGYSVALSEDGNVLAVGAPQGGNKSTGSGGHVRIFSFQPGTWQQVGQDLTCGLNARRCGESVKLTFDGKMVVIGDSGFDGGRGRVIVYQIDDFAGEWYQFGPVINGESSGGVGAKVSISRFGELVAYTDATEGSRKGVLVEYNPEE from the coding sequence ATGGCAGTATCGATGAACGCAACTCCCGAAGAAGAGGagacgccgccgccaaagtGGAGGAGaaaggaagaggaggaagaggacgTTGGATGCCAGCCTGTTGGCTCATGCCCTCATGGATCCGTCGGGATCATGGCGATCCTTGTGTCAACTGGTCTTTTCTGTTTGTCCGCTGCCGCAGCTGGTAGTTGTACCTTTGTTCTCGTCGACACCGTCGAAAGAAATGGTTTAAGCTTCGAAGATCGTAGAATAGGGCTGTATCGGTTTGAAGATAAGCGTACAGACTCCTCCTGTTTATTTTGGACGTCTGGTGAGAACGCCGATCGTGTGTACAATAGTCACTGGAGTGCTGCTCGTGCCCTTGTCTGGGCCGCCTTGATCCTAACGCTCGTGAGCGCAGTCTTTCTATGCAGTGCCAGCTGCTACGCGCATCCCAGAAAGCTCTTCCAATCGCTCTCTTTTTTATTTATTTTCAACTCTACGCTGTTTGGGATGTCCTTCATCGTCTTTGCGTCAGACATTTGTCAAGAAGCTGGATCTTGTGCCATGAGTACTGGAAGTATAATGATGGTTGCAGTTGCGGTTCTCTGGTTATTGACGTCCTTACTGCTGCTCTATATTCCTTCTTATTATAAGAACCCGCGCTCTCCAAGGGAGAAGCCTCGGATTCAATTTAATTCGACACAAAAAATCTGGTGTATGGCTGCCTTGATTGCTGTCTTACTTATCGGACTAGTCAACGGTTTAATAATTGGACAAAGCGATGGTTTCTCTGAGAGGAATGGAACTGATGTTGTCTCATCACCAGTCCCGGAGATCTCCAGCCCTCCGCCAAAAAGTTTTCCAGGCTCCTGGGATACTATTGCCATTGTTCCTGGCGGTTACCAAGGGAACGCCATTTCACTGGCTCCTGGTGGGCGGGCAATCGCGGTGTCTACTTCGTACAATCCAGGCCGTCTCTCGTTTTTCTATCAACCTGAAAATAGTCTTACGTGGACAGTCCTGGGTGAGACGGGAGGACACATCGGACCGCCGAGTTTCGGTAGGTCCCTCGCGCTTTCCGATGTTGACGTTTATGCTGTCGGTACTCCAGATTTTGCTGTTGATGGAGTAGCATTTGGACGAGTGGATGTTTGGTTCTATGATCGTGACGCAGAAGCTTGGTTGATAGACGGTTTACTGATTGGCAACAAGCCAAACTTTCATTTCGGCAGCGATGTGGCGATTACGGCTGGTGCCGACTATGCGGCAATTACTTCAACTTCTATGGAAGACGGCGCATCGGCGGTCCAAGGCTATGCATATAGCGAAGAGTTGTCGTGGGTTCCTATCGGCCAGGAAATTTCCCTTCTCCAGTCCAGTCCGGCAACAAGTGGTTGGAATGCGACTTCGTCATTGATTATTTCTCCATCGACTGGGGTGGTCACATTGTCGATCGGAATTCCTATTCAGGATATTGGAGGGATGGTTATCGTGTGGGATTACCAGCCTGCAAATGATGTATGGGTACAGAGGGGCTCGACTATTGATGCGAATGCTGTCGCCAGCTCagacgacggcgacgactttggaTATTCTGTTGCTTTAAGTGAAGATGGCAACGTTCTCGCCGTGGGTGCCCCCCAGGGCGGAAACAAATCGACGGGTAGCGGTGGTCACGTACGAATCTTCTCATTCCAACCAGGGACATGGCAGCAAGTTGGGCAAGATTTGACTTGTGGATTGAACGCAAGACGTTGTGGGGAATCCGTTAAACTGACATTTGATGGAAAGATGGTTGTGATTGGAGACTCTGGGTTTGATGGTGGTCGTGGACGCGTTATTGTTTATCAGATTGACGATTTTGCGGGCGAGTGGTATCAGTTCGGACCCGTCATTAACGGGGAATCTTCTGGTGGTGTTGGCGCAAAAGTTTCGATTTCTCGTTTTGGAGAACTTGTGGCCTACACTGATGCTACCGAGGGCTCCAGAAAGGGCGTGTTGGTAGAATACAACCCAGAGGAATAG
- a CDS encoding predicted protein: RPQWCEAESCHECRKVFGPTRLRHHCRLCGHSYCQAHSSLQHRLPHLGYDPNVPERVCGRCKRLL, encoded by the coding sequence AGACCTCAGTGGTGTGAAGCCGAAAGTTGCCACGAATGTCGCAAGGTTTTTGGACCTACTCGGCTGCGGCACCACTGTCGACTGTGTGGACACTCATATTGTCAAGCACATTCGAGTTTGCAACATCGCTTGCCCCATTTGGGATACGATCCAAATGTGCCGGAGCGAGTTTGTGGTCGTTGCAAGCGGCTCTTA